A single region of the Metarhizium brunneum chromosome 6, complete sequence genome encodes:
- the pof6 gene encoding F-box protein pof6, with product MNRHKAAGAPKGAGILNALKAMEMIDVKSKLPAEIFNHVIDYLPIADQLRVARTSRKLQEMVYEDTRWVSRLKSMNCWDEREARRRFEESLRKRREAAKRASQAAAAQAGGAAGGQLQATTLFDASVEEQKRRRAVSELRDGFETLNVAGGGGASANDAPQDSDAYLEVFKNAKSIRGAARQEYGKIYGALAPFYLDIVKAKTHTDPIVFKAFRDPERQAQMLANLLRFAKSDWSSGCDEREHKLINMMGLFETAVLREFEQGYEFWDVDGRMRRYAHVLHTLNGARGGIDLFIHKHPIFSDRELTLSPVEGLNGVAADEISLEPSRRFFGVLLAKVNEQADVINRIFPNANEVFWEFVDKVREDVIMEYTTPLFDESHERSISAYLKAISGVFEQSMRFFQSLTPPPPKEVKDGDADHVLVLKTKELLLKLFEPHLDLYLQEELDSFTKHAETVVSQWEKKLSEEDSSLESFYMANVNRSAEKSDFLSSFKKVVMMPVTVLPNFPMGSPFATAKPTASTSTSAAGNASTAVTPMPSRPETPGLGGRASPMPGSGKAPTDELAAKAAIMASKLEGIKSLCSIEVALNLVHLAKTSLGRAAVLIPLGGQVGGEAKEQCATMFVVLLRILGQRHVRSGFETAVSHLSNYNPRDVSDHSQRGVAPLVTFIELVNVGDLISQMIDVFYEQQLAAPKIADKNDFLDPAGLAKKKFEQMLDESVAAGLNKGIDVLMDEVEYLQSTTQLPTDYNPRPASTAPPSAVSAPTLPSAAAASSEPDIGPTQTAQRIVQLVSSHTSMLVGTTDKAMLDVFNGEVGLRLFTAICKHLKRQRISTDGAIKLIADMNLYADYVRGLKHQDLVAYFAALRELSQIYLIDAAHAKDMAAVIADGDRFGGVFRAEEVYEYAQRRADWYQVKRSVERAMYGMDCVLM from the exons ATGAACAGGCACAAGGCTGCCGGTGCTCCCAAGGGCGCCGGCATCCTAAATGCCCTCAAGGCAATGGAGATGATTGATGTGAAGTCAAAGCTCCCGGCTG AGATTTTCAACCACGTTATCGATTATTTACCCATTGCCGACCAGCTACGCGTGGCACGAACGTCTCGTAAATTACAAGAAATGGTGTACGAAGACACAAGATGGGTGTCGCGGCTAAAGAGCATGAATTGCTGGGACGAGAGAGAGGCACGGAGGCGGTTTGAAGAGTCTCTGCGTAAGAGGAGGGAGGCTGCGAAGAGGGCTTCGCAAGCTGCGGCTGCTCAAGCGGGGGGTGCGGCGGGGGGCCAGCTACAAGCGACGACATTGTTTGATGCGTCTGTCGAAGAGCAGAAGCGCAGAAGGGCCGTCTCTGAGCTGCGAGACGGGTTTGAGACGCTGAatgttgccggcggcggaggtgCTTCGGCAAACGACGCGCCCCAGGACTCGGATGCTTATCTGGAGGTGTTTAAGAATGCAAAGAGCATACGCGGCGCCGCGAGGCAAGAGTACGGCAAGATATACGGCGCTCTGGCACCGTTTTACCTGGACattgtcaaagccaagacgCACACTGATCCGATTGTGTTCAAGGCTTTCCGTGATCCGGAACGGCAGGCACAAATGCTGGCGAACTTGCTACGGTTCGCAAAGAGCGACTGGTCGTCGGGGTGTGACGAGAGGGAACATAAGCTCATTAATATGATGGGGTTGTTTGAAACCGCGGTACTACGGGAGTTTGAGCAGGGCTATGAATTCTGGGATGTGGATGGGCGGATGAGGCGGTATGCGCATGTCTTGCACACTTTGAACGGTGCGAGAGGCGGCATCGACTTGTTCATTCACAAGCATCCAATTTTCAGCGATCGCGAGTTGACGTTGAGCCCGGTGGAGGGTCTGAACGGTGTCGCGGCAGATGAAATTTCACTAGAGCCATCACGGCGGTTCTTTGGCGTGCTGTTGGCAAAGGTCAACGAACAGGCTGATGTTATTAATCGCATCTTTCCGAATGCAAATGAGGTGTTTTGGGAGTTTGTCGACAAGGTGAGAGAGGATGTCATCATGGAGTACACTACGCCGCTTTTTGACGAGAGCCACGAAAGAAGCATATCAGCGTATTTGAAAGCCATTTCTGGTGTTTTCGAGCAGTCGATGCGCTTCTTTCAATCGctgacgccgccgccgccgaaggAGGTGAAGGACGGTGACGCAGATCATGTCTTGGTTTTGAAAACTAAAGAGCTCTTGCTGAAACTGTTTGAACCACATCTCGATTTATACCTGCAGGAAGAGCTGGACTCCTTCACCAAGCATGCGGAAACGGTGGTATCGCagtgggagaagaagctgtcgGAGGAGGACTCGTCCCTCGAGTCATTTTACATGGCCAATGTGAATCGGTCTGCTGAGAAGTCAGACTTTTTGAGCTCCTTCAAAAAGGTGGTCATGATGCCGGTCACGGTGCTGCCCAATTTCCCCATGGGCTCGCCATTCGCGACGGCGAAGCCCACTGCGTCTACTTCCACGTCTGCAGCGGGGAACGCCTCGACGGCGGTGACACCAATGCCCTCGCGGCCGGAAACCCCAGGTCTCGGCGGACGGGCTAGTCCTATGCCCGGGTCAGGCAAGGCACCTACCGATGAgctggcggccaaggcagccatcatggcgtcgAAGCTCGAGGGTATCAAGTCCCTCTGCAGCATCGAGGTGGCCCTGAACCTGGTACACCTGGCGAAGACCAGTCTCGGCCGAGCAGCAGTCTTGATTCCCCTCGGGGGTCAGGTCGGCGGCGAAGCAAAGGAGCAATGCGCGACCATGTTCGTTGTGCTGCTCCGTATCCTTGGCCAGCGTCACGTCAGGAGCGGCTTCGAAACCGCCGTGAGCCACCTGTCCAACTACAACCCACGGGACGTAAGCGACCACAGCCAAAGGGGCGTGGCACCGCTAGTCACCTTCATCGAGCTCGTCAACGTGGGCGACCTGATATCGCAGATGATTGACGTCTTTTACGAACAGCAGCTGGCGGCGCCCAAGATTGCAGACAAGAACGACTTCCTGGACCCGGCCGGCTTGGCCAAAAAGAAGTTTGAGCAGATGCTCGACGAGAGCGTCGCGGCCGGCCTCAACAAGGGCATCGACGTGCTCATGGACGAGGTGGAATACCTGCAGTCCACCACGCAGCTCCCGACCGACTACAACCCGCGGCCCGCGTCTACCGCGCCCCCCTCGGCGGTGTCGGCGCCGACTCTCCCcagcgcggcggcagcgtcgtCGGAACCGGACATTGGCCCGACGCAGACGGCCCAGCGCATCGTGCAGCTCGTCTCGTCGCACACGAGCATGCTCGTCGGCACCACGGACAAGGCCATGCTGGACGTGTTCAACGGCGAGGTCGGCCTGCGCCTCTTCACGGCGATATGCAAACACCTCAAGCGGCAGCGCATCTCGACCGACGGCGCCATCAAGCTCATTGCCGACATGAACCTGTACGCAGACTACGTGCGCGGGCTGAAGCACCAGGACCTCGTGGCGTACTTTGCGGCGCTCCGCGAGCTGAGCCAGATCTACCTGATTGACGCGGCGCacgccaaggacatggcggccgtgATTGCCGACGGCGACCGGTTCGGCGGCGTCTTCAGGGCCGAGGAGGTGTACGAGTATGCGCAGAGGCGTGCCGACTGGTACCAGGTGAAGCGGAGCGTGGAGAGGGCCATGTACGGCATGGACTGTGTGCTAATGTGA
- the ABP140 gene encoding tRNA(Thr) (cytosine(32)-N(3))-methyltransferase, translating to MTVPGNVSNEADDGSTPPVRELESLTIAGKTDASAEVPAHRSHDPTKNSKRTDPFQFGSRYLSEGDDVFEFNAWDHVETDDAYKEYAERQFEMQRQAPVSEFDKSRFNGNPAKWWNLFYKNNASNFFKNRKWLQQEFPVLAEVTKEDAGPKVLLEIGAGAGNTAFPVLANNQNPKLKVHACDFSKTAVEVMRNHEAYDTNFIQADVWDVAGESLPPNVEEGSVDVAVMVFIFSALSPREWAQAVRNVHKVLKPGGLVCFRDYGRGDLAQVRFRKGRYLEENFYIRGDGTRVYFFDQDELAKIWSGEAYTDDLDNPDMPQFEIENLGIDRRLLINRAEKLKMYRCWLQGRFRKT from the exons ATGACTGTGCCTGGTAACGTCTccaacgaggccgacgatggcTCAACTCCTCCGGTGAGGGAGTTGGAGTCGTTGACCATTGCGGGAAAAACCGATGCGAGTGCAGAAGTGCCGGCGCACCGGTCACACGATCCGACCAAGAATTCAAAACGGACCGATCCCTTCCAGTTTGGAAGCCGCTATCTGAGCGAGGGGGACGATGTCTTTGAGTTCAATGCCTGGGACCATGTCGAGACTGACGACGCGTACAAGGAATACGCTGAACGTCAGTTTGAGATGCAACGCCAAGCACCAGTTTCTGAATTTGATAAGA GCAGGTTCAATGGCAATCCAGCCAAGTGGTGGAATCTCTTCTACAAAAACAACGCTTCAAACTTTTTCAAAAACCGCAAGTGGCTCCAACAAGAGTTCCCCGTCCTTGCTGAAGTAACCAAGGAGGATGCTGGTCCCAAGGTATTACTTGAAatcggcgctggcgctggtaACACAGCATTCCCTGTGCTTGCCAACAACCAGAATCCCAAACTCAAAGTCCATGCGTGCGACTTTTCCAAGACTGCTGTAGAGGTTATGCGCAACCATGAGGCATACGACACAAATTTCATCCAAGCCGATGTTTGGGATGTCGCAGGAGAAAGCCTTCCCCCTAACGTTGAAGAAGGATCCGTAGATGTCGCAGTTATGGTGTTCATTTTCTCAGCCCTGTCGCCCAGAGAGTGGGCACAAGCTGTCCGAAACGTTCATAAAGTGCTAAAACCTGGCGGCTTGGTCTGCTTCCGAGACTATGGAAGAGGGGACCTCGCCCAGGTTCGCTTCCGCAAGGGGCGCTATCTGGAAGAGAACTTCTACATTAGAGGCGACGGAACTCGCGTGTACTTTTTCGACCAGGACGAATTGGCCAAGATATGGTCAGGTGAAGCTTACACCGACGACCTTGACAACCCCGACATGCCCCAGTTCGAGATAGAGAACCTTGGTATCGATAGACGATTACTGATAAACAGAGCCGAAAAGCTCAAAATGTATCGGTGCTGGCTGCAAGGCCGGTTTAGAAAGACATAG
- the apl5 gene encoding AP-3 complex subunit delta, with protein MSVIDDTWHYTEHRIYNEALVAPGAGQFELATMFEKSLYDLIRGLRTNKGAGKDFIQKNLKDCRAEVRSPDMDVKATALLKLVYLEMLGYDMSWASFHVLEVMSSPKYHQKRVGYLGAVQSFRPDTEVLMLATNLLKKDIGSSTQTVISLPIATLPHVITPSLALSTLSDLLPRLGHSHSNIRKKTLVTLYRLALVYPEALRAAWPKIKERLLDPNEDPSVTAAIVNVVCELGWRRPHDFLPLAPRLFELLVDGGNNWMAIKLIKLFATLTPLEPRLVRKLLPPLTNIIATTPAMSLLYECINGIIQGGILGSTDDTADTDEIATLCVKKLRGMVMINGDPNLKYVALLAFNKIVATHPHLVAEQDDVILDCLDSSDITIRIQALDLVQGIVTSDNLIPVVSRLMKQLKSSAPTKERSQPGIPSFGSGSDSNDEAHVAITEPTKVEKQAPPLPEDYMIDIIRRILFICSKDNYSNVLDFDWYIDVLTQLVRMAPVPRQLDSESTPLSSLSSMDVSGRIGDELRNVAVKVRAMRSTAVSAGFTIVAQLNADTPTGHKVTSGVLSSVAWLLGEYAILLQDPDGTLNSLLQLIPRAARPEVCATSLLAVAKIFATIAGDETRPWTAEWKSRISLLIARILHVAEPLALHPNLEVQERAVEFVELLKLTAEAVSGQPASTDEAFQDSPLLLTQAIPSLFKGSELNSVAQGAQRNVPMAEGIDLDEPIHSNLTNLLSPADLVALDADESDEFEVYYSQRPAPTAISSSAPAISRLADPIDETIGSYQQPASEESYLDADIIARRKAERLERNKDDPYYLPSDEITRESTPIHNILQTSNGPDLDIDSIPIIQLDRDNMATPTAHAGPRSQAKPRQKIVIASDETLEGSDGDSIRQHDSGNNSDILTKAKSKKAKHSLLQVDSSHIGSFSLEGAPANGFDYERKQREEAEMQQAIKEVERLRLEMQRANERIQVAHGVDAQGTIVKKKRTVKKTAEGALGPDGEVKPKKKKKKKVNPAQEPDQTPGQEPEGVGTSSMAETASMADTAAAGSGAGVTADDVVLPKKKKKTVKKKKMAEIEDLS; from the exons ATGTCGGTCATTGATGACACTT GGCATTACACAGAGCATCGCATCTACAACGAAGCTCTCGTCGCCCCAGGCGCGGGGCAATTCGAGCTCGCGACAAT GTTCGAAAAATCGCTCTACGACCTCATTCGGGGCCTCCGAACCAACAAGGGGGCCGGCAAAGACTTCATTCAAAAGAACCTCAAAGATTGCCGGGCCGAAGTTCGCAGCCCGGATATGG ACGTCAAAGCGACAGCTCTTCTAAAGCTCGTCTACCTCGAGATGCTAGGCTACGACATGTCTTGGGCGTCATTCCATGTTCTGGAGGTCATGTCATCCCCCAAATACCACCAGAAGCGAGTGGGATATTTGGGAGCAGTACAGAGCTTTCGACCGGATACCGAGGTTCTCATGCTGGCCACCAACTTGTTGAAAAAG GACATCGGGTCGTCTACTCAAACAGTTATTTCTCTCCCTATCGCTACACTTCCGCACGTCATTACGCCATCCCTGGCCCTCTCAACCCTCTCCGATCTCCTCCCTCGGCTGGGGCACAGCCATTCTAATATCAGAAAGAAGACGCTGGTCACGCTATATCGGTTGGCGCTTGTGTATCCAGAAGCCCTGAGAGCGGCGTGGCCCAAAATCAAGGAACGATTGTTGGACCCTAATGAGGACCCAAGCGTAACGGCGGCCATCGTGAACGTGGTATGCGAGTTGGGGTGGCGGAGACCCCACGACTTTCTCCCACTTGCCCCCCGATTGTTCGAGCTCCTTGTTGATGGAGGAAATAATTGGATGGCCATCAAGCTCATCAAGCTG TTTGCTACTCTGACACCTCTCGAACCCCGACTGGTTCGAAAGTTGTTGCCACCCTTGACAAATATAATAGCGACGACACCTGCCATGTCTCTGCTCTACGAGTGTATAAACGGAATTATCCAAGGCGGTATTCTTGGAAGTACAGATGACACTGCAGATACGGATGAGATTGCGACGCTCTGCGTCAAGAAGCTGCGAGGGATGGTCATGATTAATGGTGATCCAAATC TCAAATACGTGGCATTGCTGGCATTCAACAAGATTGTTGCCACGCACCCTCACCTAGTGGCGGAACAGGACGACGTCATTCTGGATTGTCTTGACAGTTCAGATATCACCATTAGAATACAAGCACTGGACCTGGTTCAAGGCATTGTTACTAGCGACAACTTGATACCGGTTGTTAGCCGATTGATGAAGCAACTCAAATCTTCGGCTCCAACAAAGGAGAGAAGTCAACCAGGAATTCCTTCATTCGGTTCTGGCTCGGACTCTAATGATGAAGCTCACGTGGCCATCACTGAGCCTACAAAAGTTGAAAAACAAGCACCGCCACTGCCTGAAGATTACATGATCGACATCATCAGAAGAATACTGTTTATATGTTCAAAGGACAACTACTCTAATGTCTTGGATTTTGACTGGTATATCGATGTATTGACTCAGCTCGTTCGCATGGCACCTGTCCCAAGACAGCTCGACTCGGAGAGTACTCCCTTATCGTCACTATCTTCGATGGATGTCTCAGGGAGAATAGGGGATGAGTTGCGAAACGTCGCAGTCAAAGTTCGAGCTATGAGATCTACTGCAGTGAGCGCTGGCTTTACCATCGTAGCTCAACTTAACGCAGACACTCCCACTGGCCACAAGGTCACATCTGGAGTCTTGAGTTCGGTTGCTTGGCTCCTGGGAGAATATGCCATCCTGTTGCAAGACCCtgatggaacattgaacagttTACTTCAGCTCATTCCTCGTGCTGCAAGACCCGAAGTTTGCGCTACGTCGCTTCTCGCGGTTGCCAAGATCTTCGCCACCATTGCAGGTGACGAAACACGACCGTGGACTGCTGAGTGGAAATCACGGATATCACTCCTCATTGCTAGAATCCTGCACGTGGCGGAGCCGTTGGCACTGCATCCAAATCTTGAGGTGCAAGAGCGAGCAGTCGAGTTTGTAGAGTTGTTAAAACTTACTGCTGAGGCTGTTTCCGGGCAACCTGCATCAACGGACGAGGCGTTTCAAGactctcctcttcttctcaccCAGGCAATCCCATCGCTGTTCAAAGGTTCAGAACTCAATTCCGTTGCTCAGGGAGCGCAGCGCAACGTACCAATGGCCGAAGGAATAGACCTTGACGAGCCCATTCACTCTAACCTGACCAATCTGCTGTCTCCTGCAGATCTCGTGGCTCTTGATGCCGATGAGTCGGATGAATTTGAAGTCTACTACAGCCAACGGCCGGCCCCCACTGCCATTTCATCCTCAGCTCCCGCAATCAGCAGACTCGCAGATCCGATCGATGAAACGATAGGGTCATATCAGCAGCCGGCAAGTGAAGAGAGCTATCTCGATGCCGATATCATCGCACGGCGCAAGGCAGAGCGCCTTGAACGTAACAAGGACGATCCATACTACTTACCCAGCGACGAGATAACCCGAGAATCTACCCCGATACACAATATCCTCCAGACCAGCAACGGACCAGATCTCGATATTGACTCTATACCCATTATTCAACTTGATCGTGACAATATGGCGACCCCGACCGCCCACGCAGGGCCCAGGTCGCAGGCTAAGCCACGGCAAAAGATTGTCATTGCTAGCGACGAGACTCTCGAGGGCAGTGATGGCGATAGCATCCGGCAACACGACTCTGGAAACAACTCTGATATCCTCACAAAGGCGAAGAGCAAGAAAGCCAAACACTCTCTGCTGCAAGTGGATTCGAGCCACATTGGCTCTTTCAGTCTCGAGGGCGCTCCGGCCAACGGGTTCGACTACGAGCGGAAGCAACGCGAGGAAGCAGAGATGCAGCAAGCCATAAAGGAAGTGGAAAGGCTGCGACTGGAAATGCAACGCGCCAACGAGCGTATCCAAGTCGCCCACGGGGTCGATGCCCAAGGTACCATTGTCAAAAAGAAGAGGacggtgaagaagacggcagAGGGGGCACTCGGCCCTGATGGGGAAGTGAAgcccaagaaaaagaagaagaagaaggtcaaCCCGGCACAGGAACCGGATCAGACACCTGGCCAAGAGCCTGAGGGTGTGGGAA
- the coq10 gene encoding Coenzyme Q-binding protein coq10, which produces MSFRTAARRLPLRASAPFHAVSTPSSCRAFFSLPGSTPGSDTQTITATRTLPYAQQPLYQLISDVDSYSSFVPYCAHSRVTQWSHPDENGRKWPTLADLHVGWGGFNEVFTSRLRCVPGVSVEAVSGDPASADAKAASAVFKSLVTRWHLKPICQHPLPSTEVHLTIKYQFVNPLYAAVSAAVSDKVAGLMIEAFEKRALEELNYTQNQ; this is translated from the coding sequence ATGTCTTTCCGTACCGCCGCTCGCCGGCTCCCATTGAGGGCTTCAGCTCCCTTCCACGCTGTTTCAACACCGTCCAGCTGCCGCGCATTCTTCAGTCTCCCCGGCAGCACACCCGGCAGCGACACCCAAACCATCACGGCCACCAGAACCCTGCCGTATGCCCAACAACCCCTCTACCAACTCATCTCCGATGTCGACTCCTACTCCTCCTTCGTCCCCTACTGCGCCCACTCGCGCGTGACGCAATGGTCTCATCCCGACGAAAATGGCCGCAAGTGGCCAACGCTCGCTGATTTGCACGTTGGCTGGGGCGGATTCAACGAAGTCTTTACAAGCCGATTGCGCTGTGTCCCCGGCGTGTCAGTCGAAGCTGTCAGCGGTGATCCCGCTTCCGCGGATGCCAAAGCAGCTTCGGCCGTGTTCAAAAGCCTCGTCACAAGATGGCATCTGAAGCCAATTTGCCAGCATCCTTTGCCGTCCACCGAGGTCCACCTAACCATCAAGTATCAGTTCGTCAACCCGTTGTACGCAGCTGTTAGTGCCGCAGTCTCTGACAAGGTTGCTGGTCTTATGATAGAAGCCTTTGAAAAGAGGGCGTTGGAAGAGTTGAACTATACACAAAACCAATGA
- the oca3 gene encoding TPR repeat protein oca3 — MAESLLQPVGSLSPAEALKLAQQAPEILRKNPKAFSASPLSSLFSTRETADTWTIYENLMIACLQTGDDEAANECLERIVNRFGDSHDRVLALKGLVKEATASNNSELEKILEEYEALLQQNDASIPIRKRKVALLRSMGKLPEAVTALNSLLDVCPTDPEAWAELADMYVTQGLYSQAVYALEEVLVLSPNAWNIHARLGEVSFMAASTASEGGSQKHYAEAVKRFCRSIELCDDYLRGYYGLKLVTDKLVQNTPKSKKDSEGFQLPDQATIEKLNETATKKLGEIVRRNGAKDKLWQGYDAREIAAARELLDSSSARVVR, encoded by the exons ATGGCAGAGTCGCTACTTCAGCCAGTTGGCAGTCTGTCGCCAGCCGAGGCTCTCAAACTGGCCCAACAAGCCCCTGAGATCTTGCGAAAGAACCCGAAAGCCTTCTCAGCATCACCTTTGTCCTCCCTCTTCTCTACTCGAGAGACGGCCGATACTTGGACGATATACGAGAACCTAATGATCGCATGTCTTCAAACCGGTGACGATGAAGCCGCCAACGAATGCCTTGAAAGAATAGTCAATCGGTTTGGTGATTCGCATGATAGGGTTTTGGCGTTGAAGGGATTGGTCAAAGAGGCGACGGCGTCCAACAACtcggagctggagaagatATTAGAGGAATATGAAGCTCTGTTGCAACAAAATGATGCCAGTATT CCCATCCGGAAGCGCAAAGTAGCCCTCCTCCGATCCATGGGCAAGCTTCCTGAAGCTGTCACGGCGCTAAACTCCTTGCTTGACGTCTGTCCCACCGATCCCGAGGCTTgggccgagctggccgacaTGTATGTTACCCAGGGGCTGTATTCTCAGGCCGTTTACGCATTGGAAGAGGTTCTTGTACTGTCGCCCAATGCCTGGAAC ATTCACGCTCGACTCGGCGAAGTATCGTTCATGGCTGCCTCAACGGCATCGGAGGGGGGGTCACAAAAACACTACGCAGAGGCTGTAAAGCGATTCTGTCGCAGCATAGAGCTTTGTGATGACTATTTGCGCGGCTATTACGGCCTCAAGCTT GTTACGGATAAACTTGTACAAAACACGCCCAAGTCCAAAAAGGACTCGGAGGGATTCCAGCTACCTGACCAAGCAACCATTGAGAAACTGAATGAAACAGCTACCAAGAAATTGGGAGAAATTGTGCGCCGTAATGgagccaaggacaagctgTGGCAAGGTTACGACGCCAGAGAGATTGCTGCAGCTCGAGAACTTTTAGACAGCTCATCTGCCAGAGTGGTTCGGTAA
- the sfk1 gene encoding Protein sfk1, whose product MAARGLFSYWLLPVFSSLVWLGMLLGMLLHWIVDTNRRIYPSMERGGSIAYISDIGAQKLKPLFIAGSAVTVVLLDLAFLAERWLRHRGRLVRNQSSGERALVWLSILFAFVGAAGLVLLSVFDTWRHKKLHDVFLLLFIGGYWLSAVFICWEYQRLGIKNRQYRILRSSFWIKLAFILVELVLAIVFVSTTFTHNNNVAAVFEWVIAFIFTFYVASFIIDLKPAIYTKSHAARFEKTHQMEDGLDVNGPNGLTGNGFVADRTAAHF is encoded by the exons ATGGCGGCACGCGGCCTCTTTTCGTACTGG CTGCTCCCCGTCTTCTCGTCCCTCGTATGGCTAGGCATGCTCCTCGGCATGCTCCTCCACTGGATCGTCGACACAAACCGCCGCATCTACCCGTCCATGGAGCGCGGCGGCTCCATCGCCTACATCAGCGACATTGGCGCGCAGAAGCTCAAGCCGCTCTTCATCGCCGGCTCCGCCGTCACcgtcgtcctcctcgacctGGCCTTCCTCGCCGAGCGCTGGCTGCGCCACCGCGGCCGCCTCGTGCGCAACCAGTCGTCCGGCGAGCGCGCCCTCGTCTGGCTGAGCATCCTGTTCGCTtttgtcggcgccgccggcctcgtcCTGCTGTCCGTCTTCGACACCTGGCGCCACAAGAAGCTGCACGACGTCTTTCTGCTTCTGTTTATCGGCGGCTACTGGCTCTCTGCCGTCTTTATCTGCTGGGAGTATCAGCGCTTGGGCATCA AAAACCGGCAGTATCGCATCCTCCGTTCCTCCTTTTGGATCAAGCTCGCCTTCATCCTGGTCGAGCTCGTCCTGGCCATTGTCTTCGTCTCAACCACCTTCAcccacaacaacaacgtcgccgccgtcttcgaaTGGGTCATTGCCTTCATCTTCACCTTTTACGTCGCCTCTTTTATTATTGACCTCAAGCCAGCCATCTATACAAAGAGCCACGCGGCGCGGTTTGAGAAGACGCATCAGATGGAGGATGGACTCGATGTAAACGGGCCCAATGGCCTGACCGGGAATGGCTTTGTGGCTGATCGGACCGCGGCCCATTTTTAA
- the KIN28 gene encoding Serine/threonine-protein kinase KIN28 gives MAVSPVVTITQEQVRSLASPLKNLASGQTSSNGTPKPSAAPAPTSAPTLPPTLDLSEQMNEEEKRKYAKGKKLGEGTYAVVFLGHLRSKPSTLVAIKKIKIQKEYTEGMAPDAVRELKHLQELHHPNIISLLSVFSSKDQNLNLVLEYLPLGDLEMLIRDTDRVRYGAADIKAWMGMLTRAVWFCHENFVLHRDIKPNNLLIAADGDVKLADFGLARSFADPHQNMTSNVITRWYRPPELLFGARHYSGAVDVWSVGTVFAELVMRAPFLPGNNELDQIKMICEAIGTPTDDNWPGVTKLPEYTVPAQHPVHAKDWYEMRFGTVGTDGVDLLMKTLALDPKKRITARQMLLHKWWHSEPKPTRKQDLPRKTTGAEEKIGADLKRRPGVVDDDRGAKVARKLDFGAR, from the exons atggccgtctctcccgtcgtcaccatcacACAAGAGCAAGTgcgctccttggcctcgccgctCAAGAACCTTGCTTCGGGGCAAACCTCATCTAATGGCACACCGAAACCGTCCGCGGCGCCCGCCCCAACATCTGCGCCGACGCTTCCTCCCACTCTGGACCTCTCGGAGCAGATGAATGAGGAAGAGAAGCGAAAATACGCAAAGG GCAAGAAACTAGGTGAGGGTACCTacgccgtcgtcttcctcggccacctccgctccaagccctcgacgctcgtcgccatcaaaaAGATCAAGATCCAAAAAGAATACACCGAGGGCATGGCGCCCGACGCCGTGCGCGAGCTCAAACACCTCCAGGAGCTCCACCACCCCAACATCATCTCCCTCCTGTCCGTCTTCTCCTCCAAGGACCAGAACCTCAACCTGGTGCTCGAGTACCTGCCGCTCGGCGACCTGGAAATGCTCATCCGCGACACGGACCGCGTGCGCtacggcgccgccgacatcAAGGCCTGGATGGGCATGCTCACCCGCGCCGTGTGGTTCTGCCACGAGAACTTCGTCCTGCACCGCGACATCAAGCCCAACAACCTGctcatcgccgccgacggcgacgtcaAGCTCGCCGACTTTGGCCTGGCCCGCAGCTTCGCCGACCCGCACCAGAACATGACCTCCAACGTCATCACGCGCTGGTACCGCCCGCCCGAGCTCCTCTTCGGCGCCAGGCACTACTcgggcgccgtcgacgtctggtCCGTCGGCACCGTCTTCGCCGAGCTCGTCATGCGCGCCCCCTTCCTCCCGGGGAACAACGAGCTCGACCAGATCAAGATGATTTGCGAGGCCATTGGCACCCCGACCGACGACAACTGGCCCGGCGTCACCAAGCTGCCCGAGTACACCGTCCCCGCCCAGCACCCGGTCCACGCCAAGGACTGGTACGAGATGCGCTTCGGCACCGTCGGCaccgacggcgtcgacctcCTCATGAAGACCCTCGCCCTCGACCCCAAGAAGCGCATCACCGCCCGCCAAATGCTGCTCCACAAGTGGTGGCACTCCGAGCCCAAGCCCACCAGGAAGCAGGACCTGCCGCGGAAAACAACCGGTgccgaggagaagattgGCGCCGACTTGAAGAGGAggcccggcgtcgtcgacgacgacagggGGGCCAAGGTTGCGAGAAAGCTGGATTTCGGAGCGCGCTAA